The proteins below are encoded in one region of Danio rerio strain Tuebingen ecotype United States chromosome 12, GRCz12tu, whole genome shotgun sequence:
- the gucy2g gene encoding guanylate cyclase 2G isoform X1, with product MSGGLASDTSRPIRWWLLFTAFTNSVICNKDGQFKLTVGLQAPRNISYPFSLLRLGSAMQIAMDKINSNPALSGNFTFDFVYMDTDCNAKTSLRGFIEQVMEQNVSALFGPPCPEEAEVTGLIASTWNIPMFGFVGQTPKMDNIQVYDTYIKIVPPLKRVGEILLKALEFFGWKHVGMIGGGADANTWDSVEALWKSVDQQLRSKVTVTMGIKFDTSDLEQAKRNLQIISKVARVVVVLANAEDSTAMMIEAQKLGLMSGEYVFLLVQQFEVSGKVDNLWKTSVSETNRTMLKAFDMVFVLAEKSYDGYDYYDFFDQAYDKLKGDPFYSNLSSVKEVSSYAAYLHDAVLLYAMGLKEAFKSGKDIRHGREIVQKLRDRTSIRFYGASGLVHFDEYGERNLDYSVYDLQQTETLIQFVSVLDFDSHTKMIKPTLRFSNIVWQNGKPPTDNPSCGFDNELCEWLDNEISLLVLLVALPLIGVAAVSLITLLTLQKLRLQSRLDESNWWLINYSDITILREPKGTQILSVNTTPSKCGSGGSQSMLSSNSCNTREAIYATVGLFQGNEVGIKYLKNQIIPDIKKPSIIAEFNMLKEMKHENLVQFFGVCIDPPNVCIVMQYCKKGSLKDVLGNHEIDLDWMFKLSFAYDIVNGMEYIHKSSLKSHGNLRPSTCLVDSRLQIKLSGFGLWEFKCGTKHRLIPLDSPKYEEMYWTAPEFLREIFYPFNGTQKGDVYSFAIIIRELIYSTEVGPYHDVHLEPKEIIKQLRTPMSEEPLRPTLSADICDERLIPLIKACWSENPDHRPPFGSIRRQLRDACPESHANILDNMVNKLEKYANHLEEVVEERTSQLTVEKSRADKLLSSMLPRYIADQLMAGKSVEPRSYEMVTIFFSDIVGFTTMCSVSSALEVVTLLNDLYSLFDDIIKLYDVYKVETIGDAYMVASGLPISNGTLHAEEISTMALHFLSSIKRFKIRHLPNERLALRIGINSGPVVAGVVGSTMPRYCLFGDTVNTASRMESNSLPLKIHISQSTADILLTIGTFELEERGDIEIKGKGTQKTFWLLSKPGFTFPPTGQDSNPSPKSGTDSCHIKQEKTKAANDGDFKERRTIQRTSAMTKMTDMYTLTVPDV from the exons ATGTCAGGAGGATTAGCCTCAGACACAAGTCGACCCATAAGATGGTGGCTGCTGTTTACAGCTTTTACAAACTCTGTCATTTGCAACAAAGACGGCCAGTTCAAGCTAACGGTGGGCCTTCAGGCTCCTCGGAACATTTCTTACCCTTTCAGTTTGCTCAGGCTGGGGTCAGCGATGCAAATAGCCATGGACAAGATCAACTCAAATCCAGCTCTCAGTGGAAACTTCACCTTTGACTTCGTCTACATGGACACAGACTGTAACGCCAAAACCTCACTGAGGGGTTTCATCGAGCAAGTAATGGAGCAAAATGTGTCCGCGTTATTTGGTCCCCCCTGTCCTGAGGAGGCAGAA GTCACTGGGCTCATTGCATCCACTTGGAACATTCCCATGTTCGGATTTGTTGGTCAGACACCAAAAATGGATAACATTCAGGTGTACGACACCTATATAAAAATTGTACCTCCCCTTAAAAGGGTGGGAGAGATCCTTCTTAAAGCATTGGAATTTTTCGGATGGAAGCATGTTGGCATGATCGGAGGCGGAGCGGATGCAAATACGTGGGACAGTGTGGAGGCCCTTTGGAAGTCTGTGGATCAGCAACTCCGAAGCAAAGTAACAGTGACGATGGGCATTAAGTTTGACACCAGTGACCTGGAACAGGCAAAGAGGAACTTGCAAATCATCTCTAAGGTTGCTAGAG TGGTGGTTGTGCTTGCTAATGCTGAGGACTCCACAGCTATGATGATAGAAGCTCAGAAACTGGGCCTGATGAGTGGAGAGTATGTTTTCCTTCTGGTTCAGCAGTTTGAGGTCAGTGGCAAAGTG GACAACCTGTGGAAGACTTCTGTGAGCGAAACAAATAGAACAATGCTGAAGGCTTTTGACATGGTGTTTGTACTAGCTGAGAAGTCCTATGATGGATATGACTACTATGACTTCTTCGATCAGGCATATGATAAACTGAAAGGAGATCCTTTTTACAGCAACCTGTCATCAGTAAAAGAA GTAAGCTCATATGCTGCCTATTTACATGATGCTGTCTTACTTTATGCCATGGGCCTCAAAGAAGCATTTAAAAGTGGCAAAGACATTCGTCATGGACGAGAAATTGTCCAAAAACTCAGGGACAGGACAAGCATTAGATTTTATG GAGCTTCGGGTTTGGTTCACTTTGATGAATATGGAGAGAGGAACCTAGATTATTCAGTATATGACCTGCAACAAACAGAAACTTTAATACAATTTGTCTCTGTTTTGGATTTTGACAGCCATACGAAAATGATCAA ACCCACACTAAGGTTTTCGAATATAGTTTGGCAAAACGGCAAACCCCCTACAGATAATCCAAGCTGTGGTTTTGATAATGAACTCTGTGAATGGCTAGACAATG AGATTTCTCTTCTGGTTCTGCTGGTGGCTTTGCCACTGATTGGAGTGGCCGCAGTTTCTTTGATTACTTTGTTGACTCTGCAGAAGCTGCGCTTACAAAGCCGCCTGGATGAATCCAACTGGTGGCTCATCAACTACAGTGATATAACTATCCTCAGAGAGCCCAAA ggaACACAAATCCTGTCTGTAAACACAACACCAAGCAAATGTGGCAGTGGTGGCTCTCAGTCCATGCTCTCCTCCAACAGCTGTAACACTAGAGAAGCCATCTACGCTACCGTCGGACTCTTTCAG GGAAACGAGGTGGGCATAAAGTATTTGAAAAATCAAATCATCCCTGATATCAAGAAACCTTCGATCATCGCGGAGTTCAATATG CTGAAAGAAATGAAGCATGAGAACCTGGTACAATTTTTCGGTGTATGTATTGATCCACCAAATGTCTGTATCGTCATGCAGTATTGCAAGAAAGGGAGCTTGAAG GATGTTCTTGGAAACCATGAAATTGATCTGGACTGGATGTTTAAACTGTCCTTTGCGTATGACATTGTTAAT GGCATGGAGTACATCCATAAGAGCAGTCTGAAGTCTCATGGAAACCTGAGGCCCAGCACGTGTTTGGTGGACAGCAGGCTTCAGATCAAACTCTCCGGCTTTGGCCTGTGGGAGTTCAAATGTGGCACCAAACACAGACTGATTCCGTTGGACAGTCCAAAATATGAAGAGATGTACTGGACGGCTCCTGAGTTTTTGAGAGAGATCTTCTACCCTTTCAATGGCACCCAGAAGGGAGATGTCTATAGCTTTGCCATAATCATCCGAGagctcatatacagtacagagGTGGGCCCGTATCATGACGTTCATCTGGAACCAAAAG AAATCATTAAGCAGTTAAGGACCCCTATGAGTGAGGAGCCTCTTAGACCCACCCTGTCTGCTGACATCTGTGACGAACGTCTCATCCCGTTAATTAAAGCCTGCTGGAGTGAAAACCCAGACCACAGACCCCCGTTCGGCAGTATCAGAAGACAACTGAGAGACGCTTGTCCTGAAAG CCATGCCAACATCCTGGACAACATGGTGAACAAGCTGGAGAAATATGCCAATCATCTGGAAGAAGTGGTGGAGGAGAGAACCAGTCAGCTGACCGTGGAGAAGAGCAGAGCTGATAAGCTTCTCTCTAGCATGCTGCCCAG GTATATTGCTGATCAGCTAATGGCTGGAAAATCAGTGGAGCCCAGAAGTTATGAAATGGTAACCATCTTCTTCTCTGACATTGTGGGTTTCACCACTATGTGCTCTGTTAGCTCTGCTCTGGAGGTGGTCACTCTTCTCAATGACCTCTACAGCCTTTTTGATGATATCATCAAGCTATATGATGTCTACAAG GTGGAGACTATTGGAGATGCCTATATGGTGGCCAGTGGACTTCCTATCAGTAATGGTACTCTTCATGCTGAGGAGATCTCTACTATGGCATTGCACTTCCTCTCTTCCATCAAAAGGTTCAAAATAAGGCACCTGCCCAATGAGAGACTAGCCCTACGGATTGGGATTAATTCTG GCCCAGTAGTTGCTGGAGTAGTGGGTAGTACAATGCCTCGCTACTGTTTATTTGGAGATACAGTCAACACAGCTTCTAGGATGGAGAGCAATAGTCTTC CACTGAAAATCCATATCTCTCAGagcactgctgatattctcttgACAATTGGCACATTTGAACTGGAGGAAAGGGGCGATATTGAAATTAAG GGAAAGGGAACACAGAAAACGTTCTGGTTGTTGAGCAAACCTGGATTCACGTTTCCACCCACTGGCCAGGACAGTAATCCAAGTCCTAAATCAGGAACAGAT TCTTGTCACATCAAACAGGAGAAAACCAAAGCAGCAAATGATGGAGATTTTAAAGAGAGAAGAACAATACAGCGGACATCGGCAATGACTAAAATGACAGACATGTACACCCTCACTGTACCTGATGTCTAG
- the gucy2g gene encoding guanylate cyclase 2G isoform X5: MKRTIKKATDDSQMCEAFLCSCLRSTCICMYLFKLCFNKVTGLIASTWNIPMFGFVGQTPKMDNIQVYDTYIKIVPPLKRVGEILLKALEFFGWKHVGMIGGGADANTWDSVEALWKSVDQQLRSKVTVTMGIKFDTSDLEQAKRNLQIISKVARVVVVLANAEDSTAMMIEAQKLGLMSGEYVFLLVQQFEVSGKVDNLWKTSVSETNRTMLKAFDMVFVLAEKSYDGYDYYDFFDQAYDKLKGDPFYSNLSSVKEVSSYAAYLHDAVLLYAMGLKEAFKSGKDIRHGREIVQKLRDRTSIRFYGASGLVHFDEYGERNLDYSVYDLQQTETLIQFVSVLDFDSHTKMIKPTLRFSNIVWQNGKPPTDNPSCGFDNELCEWLDNEISLLVLLVALPLIGVAAVSLITLLTLQKLRLQSRLDESNWWLINYSDITILREPKGTQILSVNTTPSKCGSGGSQSMLSSNSCNTREAIYATVGLFQGNEVGIKYLKNQIIPDIKKPSIIAEFNMLKEMKHENLVQFFGVCIDPPNVCIVMQYCKKGSLKDVLGNHEIDLDWMFKLSFAYDIVNGMEYIHKSSLKSHGNLRPSTCLVDSRLQIKLSGFGLWEFKCGTKHRLIPLDSPKYEEMYWTAPEFLREIFYPFNGTQKGDVYSFAIIIRELIYSTEVGPYHDVHLEPKEIIKQLRTPMSEEPLRPTLSADICDERLIPLIKACWSENPDHRPPFGSIRRQLRDACPESHANILDNMVNKLEKYANHLEEVVEERTSQLTVEKSRADKLLSSMLPRYIADQLMAGKSVEPRSYEMVTIFFSDIVGFTTMCSVSSALEVVTLLNDLYSLFDDIIKLYDVYKVETIGDAYMVASGLPISNGTLHAEEISTMALHFLSSIKRFKIRHLPNERLALRIGINSGPVVAGVVGSTMPRYCLFGDTVNTASRMESNSLPLKIHISQSTADILLTIGTFELEERGDIEIKGKGTQKTFWLLSKPGFTFPPTGQDSNPSPKSGTDSCHIKQEKTKAANDGDFKERRTIQRTSAMTKMTDMYTLTVPDV, from the exons ATGAAAAGAACGATTAAAAAAGCGACAGATGATTCACAGATGTGTGAGGCTTTCCTCTGTAGTTGTTTGCGTTCTAcatgtatttgtatgtatttgtttaaattatgttTCAATAAG GTCACTGGGCTCATTGCATCCACTTGGAACATTCCCATGTTCGGATTTGTTGGTCAGACACCAAAAATGGATAACATTCAGGTGTACGACACCTATATAAAAATTGTACCTCCCCTTAAAAGGGTGGGAGAGATCCTTCTTAAAGCATTGGAATTTTTCGGATGGAAGCATGTTGGCATGATCGGAGGCGGAGCGGATGCAAATACGTGGGACAGTGTGGAGGCCCTTTGGAAGTCTGTGGATCAGCAACTCCGAAGCAAAGTAACAGTGACGATGGGCATTAAGTTTGACACCAGTGACCTGGAACAGGCAAAGAGGAACTTGCAAATCATCTCTAAGGTTGCTAGAG TGGTGGTTGTGCTTGCTAATGCTGAGGACTCCACAGCTATGATGATAGAAGCTCAGAAACTGGGCCTGATGAGTGGAGAGTATGTTTTCCTTCTGGTTCAGCAGTTTGAGGTCAGTGGCAAAGTG GACAACCTGTGGAAGACTTCTGTGAGCGAAACAAATAGAACAATGCTGAAGGCTTTTGACATGGTGTTTGTACTAGCTGAGAAGTCCTATGATGGATATGACTACTATGACTTCTTCGATCAGGCATATGATAAACTGAAAGGAGATCCTTTTTACAGCAACCTGTCATCAGTAAAAGAA GTAAGCTCATATGCTGCCTATTTACATGATGCTGTCTTACTTTATGCCATGGGCCTCAAAGAAGCATTTAAAAGTGGCAAAGACATTCGTCATGGACGAGAAATTGTCCAAAAACTCAGGGACAGGACAAGCATTAGATTTTATG GAGCTTCGGGTTTGGTTCACTTTGATGAATATGGAGAGAGGAACCTAGATTATTCAGTATATGACCTGCAACAAACAGAAACTTTAATACAATTTGTCTCTGTTTTGGATTTTGACAGCCATACGAAAATGATCAA ACCCACACTAAGGTTTTCGAATATAGTTTGGCAAAACGGCAAACCCCCTACAGATAATCCAAGCTGTGGTTTTGATAATGAACTCTGTGAATGGCTAGACAATG AGATTTCTCTTCTGGTTCTGCTGGTGGCTTTGCCACTGATTGGAGTGGCCGCAGTTTCTTTGATTACTTTGTTGACTCTGCAGAAGCTGCGCTTACAAAGCCGCCTGGATGAATCCAACTGGTGGCTCATCAACTACAGTGATATAACTATCCTCAGAGAGCCCAAA ggaACACAAATCCTGTCTGTAAACACAACACCAAGCAAATGTGGCAGTGGTGGCTCTCAGTCCATGCTCTCCTCCAACAGCTGTAACACTAGAGAAGCCATCTACGCTACCGTCGGACTCTTTCAG GGAAACGAGGTGGGCATAAAGTATTTGAAAAATCAAATCATCCCTGATATCAAGAAACCTTCGATCATCGCGGAGTTCAATATG CTGAAAGAAATGAAGCATGAGAACCTGGTACAATTTTTCGGTGTATGTATTGATCCACCAAATGTCTGTATCGTCATGCAGTATTGCAAGAAAGGGAGCTTGAAG GATGTTCTTGGAAACCATGAAATTGATCTGGACTGGATGTTTAAACTGTCCTTTGCGTATGACATTGTTAAT GGCATGGAGTACATCCATAAGAGCAGTCTGAAGTCTCATGGAAACCTGAGGCCCAGCACGTGTTTGGTGGACAGCAGGCTTCAGATCAAACTCTCCGGCTTTGGCCTGTGGGAGTTCAAATGTGGCACCAAACACAGACTGATTCCGTTGGACAGTCCAAAATATGAAGAGATGTACTGGACGGCTCCTGAGTTTTTGAGAGAGATCTTCTACCCTTTCAATGGCACCCAGAAGGGAGATGTCTATAGCTTTGCCATAATCATCCGAGagctcatatacagtacagagGTGGGCCCGTATCATGACGTTCATCTGGAACCAAAAG AAATCATTAAGCAGTTAAGGACCCCTATGAGTGAGGAGCCTCTTAGACCCACCCTGTCTGCTGACATCTGTGACGAACGTCTCATCCCGTTAATTAAAGCCTGCTGGAGTGAAAACCCAGACCACAGACCCCCGTTCGGCAGTATCAGAAGACAACTGAGAGACGCTTGTCCTGAAAG CCATGCCAACATCCTGGACAACATGGTGAACAAGCTGGAGAAATATGCCAATCATCTGGAAGAAGTGGTGGAGGAGAGAACCAGTCAGCTGACCGTGGAGAAGAGCAGAGCTGATAAGCTTCTCTCTAGCATGCTGCCCAG GTATATTGCTGATCAGCTAATGGCTGGAAAATCAGTGGAGCCCAGAAGTTATGAAATGGTAACCATCTTCTTCTCTGACATTGTGGGTTTCACCACTATGTGCTCTGTTAGCTCTGCTCTGGAGGTGGTCACTCTTCTCAATGACCTCTACAGCCTTTTTGATGATATCATCAAGCTATATGATGTCTACAAG GTGGAGACTATTGGAGATGCCTATATGGTGGCCAGTGGACTTCCTATCAGTAATGGTACTCTTCATGCTGAGGAGATCTCTACTATGGCATTGCACTTCCTCTCTTCCATCAAAAGGTTCAAAATAAGGCACCTGCCCAATGAGAGACTAGCCCTACGGATTGGGATTAATTCTG GCCCAGTAGTTGCTGGAGTAGTGGGTAGTACAATGCCTCGCTACTGTTTATTTGGAGATACAGTCAACACAGCTTCTAGGATGGAGAGCAATAGTCTTC CACTGAAAATCCATATCTCTCAGagcactgctgatattctcttgACAATTGGCACATTTGAACTGGAGGAAAGGGGCGATATTGAAATTAAG GGAAAGGGAACACAGAAAACGTTCTGGTTGTTGAGCAAACCTGGATTCACGTTTCCACCCACTGGCCAGGACAGTAATCCAAGTCCTAAATCAGGAACAGAT TCTTGTCACATCAAACAGGAGAAAACCAAAGCAGCAAATGATGGAGATTTTAAAGAGAGAAGAACAATACAGCGGACATCGGCAATGACTAAAATGACAGACATGTACACCCTCACTGTACCTGATGTCTAG
- the gucy2g gene encoding guanylate cyclase 2G isoform X10: MKRTIKKATDDSQMCEAFLCSCLRSTCICMYLFKLCFNKVTGLIASTWNIPMFGFVGQTPKMDNIQVYDTYIKIVPPLKRVGEILLKALEFFGWKHVGMIGGGADANTWDSVEALWKSVDQQLRSKVTVTMGIKFDTSDLEQAKRNLQIISKVARVVVVLANAEDSTAMMIEAQKLGLMSGEYVFLLVQQFEDNLWKTSVSETNRTMLKAFDMVFVLAEKSYDGYDYYDFFDQAYDKLKGDPFYSNLSSVKEVSSYAAYLHDAVLLYAMGLKEAFKSGKDIRHGREIVQKLRDRTSIRFYGASGLVHFDEYGERNLDYSVYDLQQTETLIQFVSVLDFDSHTKMIKPTLRFSNIVWQNGKPPTDNPSCGFDNELCEWLDNEISLLVLLVALPLIGVAAVSLITLLTLQKLRLQSRLDESNWWLINYSDITILREPKGTQILSVNTTPSKCGSGGSQSMLSSNSCNTREAIYATVGLFQGNEVGIKYLKNQIIPDIKKPSIIAEFNMLKEMKHENLVQFFGVCIDPPNVCIVMQYCKKGSLKDVLGNHEIDLDWMFKLSFAYDIVNGMEYIHKSSLKSHGNLRPSTCLVDSRLQIKLSGFGLWEFKCGTKHRLIPLDSPKYEEMYWTAPEFLREIFYPFNGTQKGDVYSFAIIIRELIYSTEVGPYHDVHLEPKEIIKQLRTPMSEEPLRPTLSADICDERLIPLIKACWSENPDHRPPFGSIRRQLRDACPESHANILDNMVNKLEKYANHLEEVVEERTSQLTVEKSRADKLLSSMLPSSALEVVTLLNDLYSLFDDIIKLYDVYKVETIGDAYMVASGLPISNGTLHAEEISTMALHFLSSIKRFKIRHLPNERLALRIGINSGPVVAGVVGSTMPRYCLFGDTVNTASRMESNSLPLKIHISQSTADILLTIGTFELEERGDIEIKGKGTQKTFWLLSKPGFTFPPTGQDSNPSPKSGTDSCHIKQEKTKAANDGDFKERRTIQRTSAMTKMTDMYTLTVPDV, from the exons ATGAAAAGAACGATTAAAAAAGCGACAGATGATTCACAGATGTGTGAGGCTTTCCTCTGTAGTTGTTTGCGTTCTAcatgtatttgtatgtatttgtttaaattatgttTCAATAAG GTCACTGGGCTCATTGCATCCACTTGGAACATTCCCATGTTCGGATTTGTTGGTCAGACACCAAAAATGGATAACATTCAGGTGTACGACACCTATATAAAAATTGTACCTCCCCTTAAAAGGGTGGGAGAGATCCTTCTTAAAGCATTGGAATTTTTCGGATGGAAGCATGTTGGCATGATCGGAGGCGGAGCGGATGCAAATACGTGGGACAGTGTGGAGGCCCTTTGGAAGTCTGTGGATCAGCAACTCCGAAGCAAAGTAACAGTGACGATGGGCATTAAGTTTGACACCAGTGACCTGGAACAGGCAAAGAGGAACTTGCAAATCATCTCTAAGGTTGCTAGAG TGGTGGTTGTGCTTGCTAATGCTGAGGACTCCACAGCTATGATGATAGAAGCTCAGAAACTGGGCCTGATGAGTGGAGAGTATGTTTTCCTTCTGGTTCAGCAGTTTGAG GACAACCTGTGGAAGACTTCTGTGAGCGAAACAAATAGAACAATGCTGAAGGCTTTTGACATGGTGTTTGTACTAGCTGAGAAGTCCTATGATGGATATGACTACTATGACTTCTTCGATCAGGCATATGATAAACTGAAAGGAGATCCTTTTTACAGCAACCTGTCATCAGTAAAAGAA GTAAGCTCATATGCTGCCTATTTACATGATGCTGTCTTACTTTATGCCATGGGCCTCAAAGAAGCATTTAAAAGTGGCAAAGACATTCGTCATGGACGAGAAATTGTCCAAAAACTCAGGGACAGGACAAGCATTAGATTTTATG GAGCTTCGGGTTTGGTTCACTTTGATGAATATGGAGAGAGGAACCTAGATTATTCAGTATATGACCTGCAACAAACAGAAACTTTAATACAATTTGTCTCTGTTTTGGATTTTGACAGCCATACGAAAATGATCAA ACCCACACTAAGGTTTTCGAATATAGTTTGGCAAAACGGCAAACCCCCTACAGATAATCCAAGCTGTGGTTTTGATAATGAACTCTGTGAATGGCTAGACAATG AGATTTCTCTTCTGGTTCTGCTGGTGGCTTTGCCACTGATTGGAGTGGCCGCAGTTTCTTTGATTACTTTGTTGACTCTGCAGAAGCTGCGCTTACAAAGCCGCCTGGATGAATCCAACTGGTGGCTCATCAACTACAGTGATATAACTATCCTCAGAGAGCCCAAA ggaACACAAATCCTGTCTGTAAACACAACACCAAGCAAATGTGGCAGTGGTGGCTCTCAGTCCATGCTCTCCTCCAACAGCTGTAACACTAGAGAAGCCATCTACGCTACCGTCGGACTCTTTCAG GGAAACGAGGTGGGCATAAAGTATTTGAAAAATCAAATCATCCCTGATATCAAGAAACCTTCGATCATCGCGGAGTTCAATATG CTGAAAGAAATGAAGCATGAGAACCTGGTACAATTTTTCGGTGTATGTATTGATCCACCAAATGTCTGTATCGTCATGCAGTATTGCAAGAAAGGGAGCTTGAAG GATGTTCTTGGAAACCATGAAATTGATCTGGACTGGATGTTTAAACTGTCCTTTGCGTATGACATTGTTAAT GGCATGGAGTACATCCATAAGAGCAGTCTGAAGTCTCATGGAAACCTGAGGCCCAGCACGTGTTTGGTGGACAGCAGGCTTCAGATCAAACTCTCCGGCTTTGGCCTGTGGGAGTTCAAATGTGGCACCAAACACAGACTGATTCCGTTGGACAGTCCAAAATATGAAGAGATGTACTGGACGGCTCCTGAGTTTTTGAGAGAGATCTTCTACCCTTTCAATGGCACCCAGAAGGGAGATGTCTATAGCTTTGCCATAATCATCCGAGagctcatatacagtacagagGTGGGCCCGTATCATGACGTTCATCTGGAACCAAAAG AAATCATTAAGCAGTTAAGGACCCCTATGAGTGAGGAGCCTCTTAGACCCACCCTGTCTGCTGACATCTGTGACGAACGTCTCATCCCGTTAATTAAAGCCTGCTGGAGTGAAAACCCAGACCACAGACCCCCGTTCGGCAGTATCAGAAGACAACTGAGAGACGCTTGTCCTGAAAG CCATGCCAACATCCTGGACAACATGGTGAACAAGCTGGAGAAATATGCCAATCATCTGGAAGAAGTGGTGGAGGAGAGAACCAGTCAGCTGACCGTGGAGAAGAGCAGAGCTGATAAGCTTCTCTCTAGCATGCTGCCCAG CTCTGCTCTGGAGGTGGTCACTCTTCTCAATGACCTCTACAGCCTTTTTGATGATATCATCAAGCTATATGATGTCTACAAG GTGGAGACTATTGGAGATGCCTATATGGTGGCCAGTGGACTTCCTATCAGTAATGGTACTCTTCATGCTGAGGAGATCTCTACTATGGCATTGCACTTCCTCTCTTCCATCAAAAGGTTCAAAATAAGGCACCTGCCCAATGAGAGACTAGCCCTACGGATTGGGATTAATTCTG GCCCAGTAGTTGCTGGAGTAGTGGGTAGTACAATGCCTCGCTACTGTTTATTTGGAGATACAGTCAACACAGCTTCTAGGATGGAGAGCAATAGTCTTC CACTGAAAATCCATATCTCTCAGagcactgctgatattctcttgACAATTGGCACATTTGAACTGGAGGAAAGGGGCGATATTGAAATTAAG GGAAAGGGAACACAGAAAACGTTCTGGTTGTTGAGCAAACCTGGATTCACGTTTCCACCCACTGGCCAGGACAGTAATCCAAGTCCTAAATCAGGAACAGAT TCTTGTCACATCAAACAGGAGAAAACCAAAGCAGCAAATGATGGAGATTTTAAAGAGAGAAGAACAATACAGCGGACATCGGCAATGACTAAAATGACAGACATGTACACCCTCACTGTACCTGATGTCTAG